Proteins encoded by one window of Culicoides brevitarsis isolate CSIRO-B50_1 chromosome 2, AGI_CSIRO_Cbre_v1, whole genome shotgun sequence:
- the LOC134830904 gene encoding breast cancer type 2 susceptibility protein homolog → MSKSKICVVENSLSKCDSAPGFTGFGLASGKSVLQNTKAVNIFNEILDEFPIETSTFRGSGLCSAKYIVGESSKTTTLLNDILGDFSKNTVVGESNSKTSYSKPIPKELEDNSFDNQISEVVFSPPNPVEKSAQENSKVSPLNTKENIQPLPKRVNQLRSPQVTKSPLIESPEAFMSNLINRQSIAASTPLMNKRGNFKNSSVRRTKLLNRLTEDPEELEKSALLEEMTIDMKEMRKISYSEQAKEIETKSEAMKAAMPGALFVRKQQENRVSWQNFVREIRNCQPSIEIAAKDLTFDNAKHFRFNLLQICSKSELESNKMYFSISPAIKIIPDEKFRIGFGEFFNTFMTLPGVNKKLISPKWFQHHYKMVVFKLFLYAKRAKVALGVFLTPQNIIEQIKFRYDLEIDKVVRSAIKRCIEGDDVPGKRLVLEVVDIQENVVTFSDGWYAIKTECDFELKKKIKEEKLWIGRRIITSGAEIKNLDAFCDPINMPDSVRLKIHYNSTRIAPVDAKLGYQRNPLPLLVRMNDIKIQGGLVSSVLAYVARVYPLIFQNKLTKEYYNEHQERRLCIKWEADRSARANKILEETTEEVKNDLKLTSFDASPGTKEVHQLRCAIEEGSDTFNINPAQRILLDNENERINNEIARRILNKSRTLAWQVSPCLRMCVLDVHQPKTGVILTIWDPKDVYNPKIKENQVFKITNLNPSVCDGALRLFSTNSTKFEQVHASFADIARFNRNVTQLEDISILKTNPPEFDEVDINCYVVFVQRKDQVNLVYVTNAKGDMVIINFCSSLEESGYSEIVKEGVFLSFQNLQWRSVGSSTSVIPTLFVKNLFTKITLLTDRKVSEEQKTFIQSFNGIDCNKFAQELSMKLGIELNAVKINESLGDTSRREIVETSVNQSNDNSLGTSKRKRLGNTVHTAKKKICTRSQTNIK, encoded by the exons ATgtctaaatcaaaaatttgtgttgTAGAAAATTCTCTATCAAAATGTGATTCAGCACCTGGTTTTACTGGGTTTGGTCTCGCTAGTGGAAAATCGGTACTTCAGAATACCAAAGCTGTGAAtatattcaatgaaattttggaCGAATTTCCAATAGAAACTTCTACGTTTAGAGGTTCAGGATTATGTAGTGCAAAATACATCGTAGGTGAAAGTAGTAAAACAACCACTTTATTAAACGATATCCTAGgagatttttcaaagaatacaGTGGTCGGTGAAAGtaattcaaaaacttcatATTCAAAGCCGATCCCAAAAGAACTGGAAGATAATTCGTTTGACAATCAAATAAGTGAAGTTGTTTTTAGCCCACCAAACCCAGTTGAAAAAAGTGCTCAGGAAAATTCGAAAGTTAGTCCATTAAATACAAAGGAAAATATTCAACCGTTGCCAAAGCGTGTCAATCAACTCCGGTCACCACAAGTAACCAAGTCGCCTTTAATTGAATCGCCAGAAGCATTCATGAGTAACTTAATAAATCGACAATCGATAGCAGCAAGTACTCCACTTATGAACAagagaggaaattttaaaaattcatcagttAGGCGAACTAAATTACTAAATCGCTTGACAGAAGATCCGGAAGAGCTTGAAAAGAGCGCTTTGCTAGAAGAAATGACAATTGATATGAAggaaatgcgaaaaatatcTTACTCTGAACAAGCCAAAGAGATTGAAACAAAATCCGAAGCTATGAAAGCAGCGATGCCTGGAGCATTGTTTGTGagaaaacaacaagaaaatagAGTAAGCTGGCAGAATTTTGTGAGAGAAATCAGAAATTGTCAACCATCGATTGAAATTGCAGCAAAGGACTTAACATTTGATAATGCAAAGCATTTTCGGTTTAATTTGTTGCAGATATGTAG caaaTCTGAACTGGAATCCAACAAGAtgtatttttcaatatctCCTGCAATCAAAATAATTCCTGATGAGAAATTCCGAATAGGGTTTGGTGaatttttcaacacttttatgactttgccaggagtaaacaaaaaactaaTATCACCAAAATGGTTTCAACATCACTATAAAATggtagtttttaaattattcctaTATGCGAAAAGGGCAAAAGTTGCTCTAGGAGTATTTTTGACTCCGCAAAACATAATTGAACAGATAAAGTTTCGTTACGATCTGGAAATCGATAAAGTCGTTAGATCGGCTATTAAGCGATGCATCGAAGGAGATGATGTTCCAGGAAAACGTCTTGTGTTGGAAGTAGTTGATATCCAAGAAAATGTTGTAACTTTTAGTGATGGTTGGTATGCAATAAAAACTGAATgtgattttgaattaaaaaagaaaatcaaagagGAAAAACTTTGGATTGGACGTAGAATCATAACATCAGGAGCGGAAATTAAGAATCTGGATGCTTTTTGTGACCCGATCAAT ATGCCTGACAGTGTTCGTCTTAAAATACATTACAACAGTACGCGAATAGCTCCAGTTGATGCAAAACTCGGGTACCAACGAAATCCTTTGCCTCTGTTAGTAAGGATGAATGACATCAAAATACAAGGAGGTCTTGTCTCAAGTGTTCTCGCGTATGTAGCTCGCGTTTATCCTCTGATATTTCAGAACAAATTGACAAAAGAATATTACAACGAACATCAAGAACGTCGTCTATGCATCAAATGGGAAGCAGATCGATCTGCAAGAGCCAATAAAATTCTAGAGGAGACCACAGAAGAAGTGAAAAATGaccttaaattaacatcttttgATGCTTCGCCTGGCACGAAAGAAGTACATCAGTTAAGATGCGCTATCGAAGAAGGATCTGACACATTCAATATAAATCCCGCACAACGTATTTTACTTGACAACGAAAATGAGCGAATTAACAACGAGATCGCTCGACGTATCTTGAACAAGTCGAGAACGCTTGCTTGGCAAGTGTCTCCTTGCTTGAGGATGTGTGTCTTAGATGTGCATCAACCGAAAACGGGAGTGATTCTCACAATTTGGGATCCTAAAGACGTTtacaatccaaaaattaaagaaaatcaagtttttaaaataacaaatcttAATCCGAGTGTCTGTGATGGTGCCTTAAGACTTTTCAGTACAAATAGcacaaaatttgaacaagTTCATGCAAGTTTCGCAGATATTGCGAGATTTAATAGAAATGTGACTCAATTAGAGGACATCTCAATACTCAAGACGAATCCACCTGAATTTGACGAAGTGGATATAAATTGTTATGTTGTGTTTGTTCAGAGGAAAGATCAAGTGAATTTAGTTTACGTTACGAATGCGAAAGGCGACATggtcatcattaatttttgttcatcttTAGAAGAAAGTGGATACAGTGAAATTGTCAAGGAGGGTGTTTTCTTGTCGTTTCAAAATCTACAATGGCGATCAGTAGGCTCCAGTACAAGTGTTATCCCGACTCTGTttgttaagaatttatttactaaaattacatTGTTGACCGACAGAAAGGTGtcagaagaacaaaaaactttcatcCAGTCTTTCAACGGAATAGATTGTAATAAATTTGCTCAAGAATTGTCAATGAAACTAGGAATAGAACTGAATgcagttaaaattaatgagtCTCTCGGTGACACATCAAGACGAGAAATTGTAGAAACAAGTGTCAATCAAAGTAATGATAACAGTTTGGGGACCAGCAAGCGAAAGAGACTCGGGAATACTGTTCAcactgcaaagaaaaaaatttgcacgaGATCACAGACGAACAtaaaatga
- the LOC134832364 gene encoding retinaldehyde-binding protein 1-like, whose product MHKSLTTIDNYEFLLSNELRKFSEDELRETEDRRTQAIKALREWIMSNSRIDLARMDAKFLLRFLRAKKFNVAMAQDNLERFILLRNAREGMVFHDLDHLLPRMVELLDLGHIFVLPGRDDFNRRIIFYRPGVFDPSKYINLDMIKIFGICYETLMEDEENQIRGFVHVVDCAGLGLKHMTLFTPKEAVRIVKNGERIIPMRHKTVIAFNLSPSIKFAVDFGMALISEKMRKRINIYKDIDECDKIARDLLPAEYGGKIPMKQMIESWKNELAVKRDLILLHDKMQVKLDLYTEGEREGALSALKKPLGFNDESTNSMYGTQGSFRKLEVD is encoded by the exons ATGCACAAAAGTCTTACAACAATTGATAATTATGAATTCTTGCTGTCGAATGAGTTAAGGAAATTCTCGGAGGACGAACTTCGAGAAACAGAAGATAGACGAACGCAAGCTATAAAAGCACTTCGCGAATGGATAATGTCCAATTCACGCATAGATTTGGCACGAATGGATGCGAAATTTCTCTTGCGCTTTCTGCGAGCTAAGAAATTCAATGTTGCAATGGCTCAAGATAACTTGGAACGGTTCATCTTGCTAAGAAACGCACGTGAAGGTATGGTTTTTCACGATTTAGATCATCTGCTGCCCAGAATGGTTGAATTATTAGACCTGGGACATATTTTTGTCTTGCCAGGGAGGGACGATTTCAATAGAAGAATCATCTTTTACAG gcCAGGTGTTTTTGATCCTTCTAAATACATTAACTTGGacatgatcaaaatttttggcatttgCTATGAAACTCTGATGGAAGATGAGGAGAATCAAATTCGCGGTTTTGTGCATGTAGTTGACTGTGCCGGACTAGGTTTGAAGCACATGACGTTGTTTACGCCAAAGGAAGCTGTTCGCATTGTAAAGAACGGAGAACGAATAATTCCTATGAGACACAAAACCGTTATTGCATTCAATTTAAGTCCTTCTATCAAGTTTGCTGTTGATTTCGGTATGGCACTAATAAGTGAGAAAATGAGAAAGAGGATAAATATCTACAAAGATATTGACGAATGTGACAAAATTGCACGAGATTTACTACCAGCGGAGTACGGGGGGAAAATTCCGATGAAACAAATGATTG aatcatGGAAAAATGAGCTAGCAGTTAAACGTGATCTAATCTTGCTTCACGACAAAATGCAGGTGAAATTGGATCTTTACACTGAAGGAGAACGAGAGGGAGCACTGAGTGCTCTTAAAAAACCTTTGGGATTTAATGATGAGTCGACAAATTCAATGTATGGCACACAGGGCAGTTTTCGTAAACTTGAAGtagattaa
- the LOC134828770 gene encoding uncharacterized protein LOC134828770, with protein MDDVIESSPNYKVKIVHKRQIRSQKYLKIRKKEIKSQNFAATSDELSALGCSVIPEEPIEIRDNEESDIETINETPDCSKLISKDNEVSLNESIISNNLEIQSTKDSSDKSSESDCIVINENVNVEMPPLQFKQPKNKLFYDVFPLNIFETQDQEAEQDDEEDSLVLPQMISKISVKASDMPIKKCDFYENLRFIQKGIAGQKINKNTDELPLHLIKTLEGHSEQKETLEIEDPAYESQIELFCDEFYGGLGPTTERLRNPSPKFARWTIFSKENRWKRFCKRQEFKNVYGKTFPTMYQNILSQYPPFQHQKLDKSKFHGEHLPMQVQKIVEDFEELEGPDKSPSCSPIRLSLKKPQVVYKNTKEKRNLEFNEEMDYSDHSECDIEDVTPFIYHENLNMPTELDFSRESNILLELSGLTQKLMENSQNVNQSLTSPNRSLLKPPDDFGPESSPSSGTPSSQKSLHLSNFGSQEKWNDEYFVNTRTVDTATSPIKLEILPTTRTIATSPFKFEFDSSKFIETEEVKPKPSASTGFGLSSEKIGQIAKPNNFVEEFRKTSNSLQGLWTG; from the exons ATGGATGACGTGATTGAGTCTAGTCCAAAttataaagtgaaaattgttcaCAAACGCCAAATAcggtcacaaaaatatttaaaaattcgtaaaaaagaaattaagagTCAGAATTTCGCAGCAACTTCGGATGAATTATCAGCACTGGGCTGCAGTGTGATACCAGAAGAGCCGATTGAGATACGGGACAACGAAGAAAGTGATATTGAAACCATAAATGAAACTCCAGATTGTTCGAAATTGATCTCAAAAGACAATGAGGTAAGCCTCAATGAATCAATTATTTCGAATAATCTGGAAATTCAATCAACCAAAGATTCTTCAGATAAATCTTCGGAATCAGATTGCATAGTAATAAATGAAAACGTTAATGTCGAAATGCCTCCATTACAATTCaaacaaccaaaaaataaattgttctaTGACGTTTTTCCACTAAATATATTTGAGACACAAGACCAGGAAGCGGAGCAAGATGATGAAGAGGACAGTTTGGTGCTTCCTCAAATGATCTCGAAGATATCTGTCAAAGCTTCCGACATGCCAATAAAGAAATGCGATTTCTATGAAAATCTTCGCTTTATTCAAAAAGGCATTgctggtcaaaaaattaataaaaacacagACGAACTTCCATTGCATTTGATAAAAACCTTAGAAGGACATTCTGAGCAGAAAGAAACGTTGGAAATTGAGGACCCCGCTTATGAAAGccaaattgaacttttttgtgatgaattttACGGAGGATTAGGACCCACAACTGAAAGACTGAGAAACCCTTCGCCAAAATTTGCTCGATGGACAATTTTTTCTAAGGAAAATCGATGGAAAAGATTTTGCAAACGTCAAGAATTCAAAAATGTCTACGGAAAAACATTTCCCACTATGTATCAGAATATTCTAAGTCAATATCCCCCATTTCAACATCAAAAGTTAGATAAAAGCAAGTTCCATGGAGAACATCTACCGAtgcaagttcaaaaaattgtggaaGATTTTGAAGAGCTAGAAGGACCCGACAAATCTCCGAGCTGTTCCCCCATTCGATTGAGCTTAAAAAAGCCGCAAGTGGTGTATAAAAATACCAAAGAGAAGAGAAATCTTGAATTCAATGAAGAAATGGACTATTCCGATCATTCAGAGTGTGATATCGAGGACGTCACACCTTTCATTTATCACGAAAACTTAAATATGCCAACTGAGTTAGATTTTAGTCGAGAATCAAATATTCTATTGGAGCTCAGTGGACTCACTCAAAAGTTGATGGAAAACAGTCAGAATGTCAATCAAAGTTTAACTAGTCCAAATCGAAGTCTATTGAAGCCACCTGATGATTTTGGTCCAGAATCTAGTCCCAGCAGTGGAACTCCAAGCAGTCAAAA ATCTCTTCATTTATCAAACTTTGGAAGCCAAGAAAAATGGAATGATGAATACTTTGTGAATACTCGAACTGTTGATACTGCCACCAGTCCAATAAAGCTTGAGATTCTTCCTACTACTCGAACAATAGCCACAAGTCCATTTAAGTTTGAATTTGAttcgtcaaaatttattgaaacggAAGAAGTGAAACCAAAACCATCAGCGTCTACTGGATTTGGTCTAAGTAGTGAAAAAATTGGACAAATAGCTAAACCAAACAATTTTGTTGAAGAATTTCGTAAAACCAGCAATTCT CTTCAAGGGCTTTGGACTGGCTAG
- the LOC134831457 gene encoding steroidogenic acute regulatory protein-like, translating into MSATLYPGRGRGLPNNPYVEFPPTPQSRGFPPPHMSDDFISGFMEDGRMSVVRRFFCLFVTFDLVFITLLWLISIMITGDNIRNAFENQIVHYSIYTSLFDIVMAAVCRFTVLLLFYALIYMNHWIIIALSTSGSCAFLISKVFVYDWTKNQEPVFQVLLVLVSFILAWGEAWFLDCRVIPQENYARTYWPGNPSINQQASMLNPFLQTLTNSLHPESVANFYSPFESIHNSDDEDDKEEEYKEMGVECVKKAYNLLEESTEWKVEKVTNKGDTIKSTHKDRVGKIFKLTGTVNYPAKLLLKELFYNIEHVPTWNPTLLESKIVRKIDNHTDISYQATTASGGGMVKSRDFINLRCWQLFQDGKILENYDVDTDTLCRLETEEEKLERTAPQKLATSLKLESEHLRPDRDAFVTLSKSLGAKNFGFDSEGFADASNEIPNAPQSDDEDSWQEKVYVSAAVSIDYPSVAMNTKYIRAQNIISCWAFREIRNKPNTCIFEWLLCLDLKGYIPKYVLDQSYTTFMQDYMTHLRKHVRELTAQGSVESIVEEQEASRS; encoded by the exons ATGTCGGCAACTTTATATCCTGGCCGTGGACGCGGATTACCAAACAATCCGTATGTCGAGTTTCCACCGACTCCACAGTCTCGCGGGTTCCCACCACCACACATGTCAGATGACTTTATTTCTGGTTTCATGGAGGATGGACGAATGTCGGTCGTTCGCCGTTTCTTCTGTCTTTTTGTCACATTTGATCTCGTTTTCATCACACTGCTGTGGCTAATTTCGATTATGATCACGGGTGATAACATCAGGAACGCCTTTGAGAATCAAATTGTCCACTATTCAATTTATACCTCGCTATTCGACATTGTCATGGCCGCCGTTTGTCGATTTACGGTGCTTTTACTATTTTATGCTTTGATTTATATGAATCATTGGATCATAATTGCA CTGTCAACTAGTGGCTCTtgtgcatttttaatttcaaaagtatTTGTCTATGAT TggacaaaaaatcaagaacCCGTCTTTCAAGTCCTTTTAGTATTAGTGTCGTTCATTTTGGCATGGGGTGAAGCCTGGTTTTTAGACTGCCGTGTTATTCCACAAGAGAATTATGCACGAACTTATTggc CTGGCAATCCTTCAATTAATCAACAAGCGTCTATGTTGAATCCGTTCTTACAAACACTCACGAACTCACTACATCCGGAGAGTGTCGCTAACTTTTATTCCCCTTTCGAGTCCATCCACAATAGTGACGATGAAGATGATAAG GAAGAAGAATACAAAGAGATGGGTGTAGAATGTGTCAAAAAGGCATATAACTTGCTGGAAGAATCGACAGAGTGGAAAGTGGAGAAAGTTACAAATAAAGGAGATACAATCAAAAGTACTCACAAAGATCGCGtcggaaaaatattcaaactaaCGGGAACAGTCAATTATCCAGCAAAGCTGTTGCTAAAAGAgctattttataatattgagCACGTACCTACATGGAACCCCACACTTTTGGAGTCGAAAATAGTTAGA AAAATCGACAACCACACGGACATTTCGTACCAAGCAACAACGGCATCCGGTGGAGGCATGGTTAAATCTCGCGACTTTATCAATCTTCGATGCTGGCAATTGTTTcaagatggaaaaattttggaaaattacgATGTAGATACCGACACGCTTTGTCGTCTCGAAACGGAAGAGGAAAAATTAGAGAGAACGGCTCCTCAGAAGCTCGCCACATCCCTTAAACTGGAATCCGAGCATTTGCGACCGGATCGCGATGCGTTCGTCACTCTTAGTAAAAGTCTGGGAGCAAAGAATTTTGGTTTTGATAGTGAGGGATTCGCTGATGCCTCCAACGAGATCCCAAATGCACCACAAAGTGATGACGAGGATTCGTGGCAAGAGAAAGTTTATGTGAGTGCTGCCGTTAGCATTGATTATCCAAGTGTTGCGATGAACACAAAATACATTCGTGCTCAAAACATCATTTCGTGCTGGGCTTTCCGTGAGATTCGCAATAAGCCAAATACTTGTATCTTTGAATGGTTACTGTGTCTCGATCTCAAAGGATACATACCGAAATATGTGTTAGATCAATCGTATACCACTTTCATGCAAGATTACATGACACACTTGAGGAAACACGTGAGGGAGCTGACAGCCCAAGGTTCTGTGGAATCAATTGTGGAAGAGCAAGAAGCTTCACGTTCGTAA
- the LOC134828771 gene encoding uncharacterized protein LOC134828771 — protein sequence MIQQEWDKDIVTLSLNESVIKNYAQNSSSLQCCYQNITRVNGSDNNINLSTCKSFHNKIQLPEKSEFVLVRCKVNGNVVYKNGYALVRKKSDVVKRFKKPKFSNNSTQKRPLSVLLIGIDSISRLNLKRSMPKTANYLHSNGWMELEGYNKIADNTFPNLMAILTGFNSTMSYKVCSPTKMGKLDACPMVWYTFKENGYATAYAEDEMSINTFNYHKTGFVSPPVDHYFRPFGLAAESYLQKKKEDHLDVCLGYQTYADHIYQYAVDFATQYKGNPYFGLFWTSSFSHNDFSSPTAMDAQMLSYVVKLNETGILNDALVVFFSDHGVRFGDVRKLLIGWYEERLPFIFFSFPAWFKEKYFDYVRNFEINKNRLTTPFDLHVTLKNVLSLSKSFTENLSSSSCASCQSLFEEIPERSCEDASIEEHWCTCTPYEKIDKNSTEIKKAVDFVINVMNQKLKTYKAKTKATTKYSNKCAELRLKHILNAYMGKSLFGDITYYLVSFVAKPSRGEFEATVKYNEDIGYHLSGSISRLNWYGKQSDCVNDANMKNYCFCYK from the exons ATGATACAACAAGAGTGGGACAAGGATATAGTTACACTTAGTTTGAATGAATCTGTTATCAAAAACTACGCACAAAATTCATCAAGTTTACAATGCTGTTATCAAAATATAACTCGGGTGAATGGATCGGACAATaatattaa cctTTCTACTTGCAAatcttttcataataaaatccaGTTGCCAGAAAAATCGGAATTTGTTTTAGTTCGATGTAAAGTAAATGGAAATGTAGTCTACAAAAATGGTTATGCTTTGGTTCGAAAAAAGTCTGACGTTGTTAAAAGATTCAAAAAGCCAAAATTTAGTAATAATAGTACTCAAAAAAGGCCATTAAGTGTGTTACTTATTGGAATTGACAGTATTTCACGACTAAATCTGAAGCGATCAATGCCAAAAACTGCTAACTATTTACATTCCAACGGCTGGATGGAACTTGAAGGTTACAACAag attgctGATAACACATTTCCAAATTTAATGGCAATACTTACTGGATTTAATAGTACAATGTCATACAAAGTTTGTAGTCCAACTAAAATGGGTAAACTTGATGCTTGTCCTATGGTTTGGTACACATTTAAGGAAAATGGATATGCAACAGCATATGCCGAAGACGAAATGTCTATTAATACATTCAATTATCACAAAACTGGATTTGTGTCACCTCCAGTTGACCATTATTTTCGTCCATTTGGACTGGCGGCAGAAAGCTATTtgcaaaagaagaaagaagacCATCTTGACGTGTGTCTCGGCTATCAAACGTATGCAGATCATATATACCAGTATGCCGTTGATTTTGCCACGCAATACAAAGGAAATCCGTATTTTGGGCTCTTCTGGACAAGTTCCTTTTCTCACAATGATTTTTCTTCGCCAACTGCCATGGATGCGCAAATGCTGAGTTacgttgtaaaattaaatgaaacagGAATCTTGAACGATGCGCTGGTAGTGTTTTTCAGTGATCATGGAGTAAGATTTGGAGATGTGCGCAAATTACTTATTGGATGGTACGAGGAACGACTTCCATTCATCTTCTTCTCATTCCCAGCATGGTTCAAGGAGAAATATTTCGATTACGTgagaaatttcgaaataaataaaaatcgtctTACAACCCCGTTTGACTTGCATGTGACACTAAAGAATGTGTTATCATTGTCTAAATCATTCACTGAAAATCTTTCATCTTCTTCATGTGCCTCGTGTCAAAGTCTTTTTGAGGAGATACCAGAGAGATCTTGTGAAGACGCAAGTATCGAGGAACATTGGTGTACATGCACTCCttacgaaaaaattgacaaaaattccaCTGAAATTAAGAAGGCAGttgattttgtaataaatgtcatgaatcaaaaattaaaaacctacAAAGCAAAAACTAAGGCCacgacaaaatattcaaataaatgtgCAGAGTTACGTTTAAAGCACATTCTTAATGCATACATGGGAAAAAGTCTTTTTGGAGATATAACATATTATCTCGTGTCATTTGTTGCAAAACCAAGTCGCGGTGAATTTGAAGCCACAGTAAAGTACAATGAGGATATTGGGTATCATTTATCAGGGTCCATCAGCCGACTTAATTGGTACGGAAAACAAAGCGATTGTGTGAATGATGCAAACATGAAAAACTATTgcttttgttataaataa
- the LOC134829828 gene encoding ras-related protein Rab-2, which produces MSYAYLFKYIIIGDTGVGKSCLLLQFTDKRFQPVHDLTIGVEFGARMITIDGKQIKLQIWDTAGQEAFRSITRSYYRGAAGALLVYDITRRETFNHLTTWLEDARQHSNSNMVIMLIGNKSDLESRREVKKEEGEAFAREHGLVFMETSARTAANVEEAFINTAKEIYDKIQEGVFDINNEANGIKIGQQHSPVNPALGGSNVPGGQSSNGCC; this is translated from the exons ATGTCTTACGCATATTTATTCAAGTACATCATTATCGGGGACACTG GTGTCGGAAAATCATGTCTTTTGCTTCAATTTACGGATAAAAGATTCCAACCTGTCCATGATCTGACAATTGGCGTTGAATTCGGTGCCCGAATGATTACTATCGATGGAAAGCAAATCAAATTACAGATTTGGGATACTGCTGGTCAAGAAGCCTTTAGATCAATTACTCGTTCATATTATCGAGGAGCAGCTGGCGCGTTGCTTGTCTACGACATCACCCGCAGAGAAACATTCAATCACTTGACAACCTGGCTCGAAGATGCCAGACAACACTCCAACTCGAATATGGTGATAATGCTAATCGGCAACAAGAG tgatttgGAATCACGTCGCGAagtgaaaaaagaagaaggagaAGCATTTGCACGCGAACATGGTCTCGTATTTATGGAAACATCTGCACGGACTGCCGCAAATGTCGAAGAAGCATTCATCAATACGGCCAAAGAGATTTACGACAAAATTCAGGAAGGTGTCTTCGATATAAACAACGAGGCAAACGGCATCAAAATAGGACAACAACATTCACCGGTCAATCCAGCGTTAGGCGGCTCAAATGTTCCCGGGGGAC